TCGGATCCAAAGTGGCGCTACGGCCGCAGAAGTGCTCGAATATTACCTCGAGCGCTCCGACCAGGAGTTGCCTGATCTCGAAAAATTTCTGCGCCTGGAACGCGCGCGATTGGAGCAGCGCGATGCGAAGTGCGACGTCAAAATCGCTGCGTATATTCTCGAGCACTTCGCGCGCGAGAGACTCTTTTGGACGGTAAATCATCCGACCCACGACTTACTTCGGGTTCTCATAAATGCTCTGCTCTCCCACGGCGCATCGAGTGAACCTCGTCTCGCAGGCATGACGCTCGACGCCTCGTTCTTCGCAGAATGCTTTCCAAGCGAGGTGCTCGGACCTATCGCTGTACCGATCCATCCAAAGGTGGCGGATCATTTCGGCTTGGCTTGGTACGACCGAAACGAGCAGTGGCAATATTACGGCGAAACGCGAACATACGAATCATACTTCCGCGAGATGATTGAGCATGGGGTCGCGGCTCGAAC
This genomic stretch from Candidatus Baltobacteraceae bacterium harbors:
- a CDS encoding WcbI family polysaccharide biosynthesis putative acetyltransferase, whose translation is METLIVYGNCQAEAVATVLRKHPRVQAAYDVVYFRSFEHPTEGTGILNEADAARCRLLFEQYDAKAPFPSAEKLPEGAKRVRFPAADLHLLWPLGSVNPANVPEPPRFPHGRFSYGDAAIIRRIQSGATAAEVLEYYLERSDQELPDLEKFLRLERARLEQRDAKCDVKIAAYILEHFARERLFWTVNHPTHDLLRVLINALLSHGASSEPRLAGMTLDASFFAECFPSEVLGPIAVPIHPKVADHFGLAWYDRNEQWQYYGETRTYESYFREMIEHGVAARTSPQEATSE